From the genome of Neodiprion pinetum isolate iyNeoPine1 chromosome 3, iyNeoPine1.2, whole genome shotgun sequence, one region includes:
- the LOC124215528 gene encoding ATP-binding cassette sub-family G member 1, producing the protein MFYLSDVKTILKSVSGRLRSGELTAIMGPSGAGKSTLLNILTGYKTTGMEGSITMNGHERNLSAFRKLSCYIMQDNQLHGNLTVQEAMKVASNLKLGRNVTRAEKEKVLQEILETLGLAEHRHTMTLNLSGGQKKRLSIALELVNNPPIMFFDEPTSGLDSSSCFQCISLLKTLARGGRTIVCTIHQPSARLFEMFDALYTLAEGQCVYQGSSSQLVPFLGSLGLNCPSYHNPASFIIEVSCGEYGDNIRNLVNAIDNGKRDIRTGYQFPAVGKPETLNNTVSNNDSKSTDVINKNDANNVTEKFNESSKNNGTIGFVIPGYACNDIPKESQVTIPIGIEKKENVTTALLDQGLVVTPETYPTTELVQFWIILKRTLLFSRRDWTLMYLRLFAHILVGFLIGALYWDIGNDGAKVLSNLGFLFFNMLFLMYTSMTITILSFPLEMPVLLKENFNRWYSLKSYYLAITVSDIPFQAIFCIIYVSIVYFMTSQPAEVMRFSMFLGACLLISFVAQSVGLVVGAAMNVQNGVFLAPVMSVPFLLFSGFFVSFDAIPIYLRWITYLSYIRYGFEGTALATYSFARERLKCSAVHCHFKSPQITLQELDMEDADFTLDILALLLIFVLLRIAAFIFLRWKLKSTR; encoded by the exons ATGTTTTATCTTTCAGATGTAAAAACCATATTAAAATCCGTCAGTGGACGGCTGCGGTCTGGAGAATTGACCGCGATCATGGGTCCATCGGGTGCGGGAAAATCGACGCTACTCAACATCCTCACTGGATACAA AACAACAGGGATGGAGGGCAGCATAACGATGAACGGACACGAGCGGAATTTGAGTGCGTTTAGAAAGCTCTCTTGTTACATTATGCAGGACAATCAGTTGCACGGAAATCTGACTGTGCAGGAAGCGATGAAGGTTGCGTCGAACTTGAAGCTTGGCAGGAATGTGACCCGAgctgaaaaggaaaaagtg TTGCAAGAGATCCTGGAAACACTTGGACTTGCGGAGCACCGACATACCATGACCTTGAACTTGAGCGGCGGTCAGAAAAAAAGACTCTCAATTGCACTCGAGCTGGTCAACAACCCGCCGATTATGTTTTTCGACGAACCGACCAG TGGACTGGACTCCTCGTCCTGTTTTCAATGCATATCACTGCTGAAGACTCTCGCTCGTGGAGGACGAACCATCGTCTGCACGATACATCAGCCCAGTGCAAGACTCTTCGAGATGTTCGATGCTCTTTACACGCTTGCCGAAGGCCAGTGTGTCTACCAAGGATCATCGTCGCAGCTCGTTCCGTTCCTCGGTTCTCTGGGCTTGAATTGTCCAAGCTACCACAATCCCGCTTCATTCA TTATCGAGGTTTCCTGCGGAGAATACGGAGACAATATTAGAAATTTGGTCAACGCTATTGACAATGGAAAACGAGACATCAGAACCGGATACCAGTTTCCTGCGGTCGGCAAACCGGAGACTCTTAACAATACGGTCTCTAACAATGACAGCAAATCCACCGACGTAATTAACAAAAACGATGCCAATAACGTCACAGAAAAGTTCAATGAAAGTTCGAAAAACAACGGTACCATCGGTTTCGTTATTCCGGGTTACGCCTGCAACGACATACCGAAAGAGA GTCAAGTGACAATACCAATCGGCATAGAGAAGAAGGAAAATGTTACAACGGCGCTACTCGATCAGGGCCTCGTCGTTACCCCAGAAACATATCCAACCACGGAATTGGTACAGTTTTGGATAATATTGAAGAGGACACTGCTTTTCAGCAGACGAGACTGG ACTCTGATGTATCTTCGACTCTTCGCTCACATTCTTGTGGGATTCTTGATCGGCGCACTTTACTGGGACATCGGTAATGACGGTGCCAAAGTTCTGAGCAATCTcggtttcttgtttttcaacaTGTTGTTCCTAATGTACACATCGATGACAATCACCATTCTATCTT tccCTCTAGAGATGCCTGTTTTGCTCAAGGAGAATTTCAATAGGTGGTATTCCTTGAAGTCGTACTACTTGGCGATCACTGTTTCCGACATTCCATTTCAG GCGATATTCTGCATCATCTACGTGAGCATCGTTTATTTCATGACGAGCCAACCTGCGGAGGTGATGAGATTCAGCATGTTCCTCGGAGCCTGTTTGCTGATATCGTTCGTCGCTCAATCCGTTGGTCTGGTAGTCGGCGCAGCAATGAACGTCCAGAACGGCGTGTTCTTAGCTCCGGTGATGTCGGTACCGTTCCTTCTGTTCTCAGGCTTCTTTGTCAGCTTCGATGCCATACCGATATACCTCAGATGGATCACTTACCTGAGCTACATCAGATACGGTTTTGAAGGCACCGCATTGGCCACCTATTCATTTGCTCGTGAAAGGCTAAAGTGCTCTGCT GTTCACTGCCACTTCAAAAGTCCTCAGATAACTCTTCAAGAGCTAGACATGGAAGACGCAGACTTTACGCTGGATATTCTCGCCCTGCTATTGATATTCGTCCTGCTACGTATAGCAgcatttattttcttacgCTGGAAGTTGAAGAGCACCAGATAG